A window of the Homo sapiens chromosome 18, GRCh38.p14 Primary Assembly genome harbors these coding sequences:
- the CBLN2 gene encoding cerebellin-2 isoform X1, which translates to MQAPGRGPLGLRLMMPGRRGALREPGGCGSCLGVALALLLLLLPACCPVRAQNDTEPIVLEGKCLVVCDSSPSADGAVTSSLGISVRSGSAKVAFSATRSTNHEPSEMSNRTMTIYFDQVLVNIGNHFDLASSIFVAPRKGIYSFSFHVVKVYNRQTIQVSLMQNGYPVISAFAGDQDVTREAASNGVLLLMEREDKVHLKLERGNLMGGWKYSTFSGFLVFPL; encoded by the exons ATGCAGGCGCCCGGCCGGGGGCCACTCGGGCTGCGGCTGATGATGCCCGGGCGCCGGGGGGCGCTGCGCGAGCCGGGCGGCTGCGGATCCTGCCTGGGGGTGGCGCTGGCCCTGCTGTTGCTGCTACTGCCCGCCTGCTGCCCCGTGCGGGCGCAGAACGACACGGAGCCCATCGTGCTGGAGGGCAAGTGCCTGGTGGTGTGCGACTCCAGCCCGTCGGCGGACGGCGCCGTCACCTCCTCCCTAGGCATCTCCGTGCGCTCCGGCAGCGCCAAGGTGGCCTTCTCCGCCACGCGGAGCACCAACCACGAGCCGTCCGAGATGAGCAACCGCACCATGACCATCTATTTCGACCAG GTATTAGTAAATATTGGCAACCACTTTGATCTTGCTTCCAGTATATTTGTAGCACCGAGAAAAGGGATTTATAGCTTCAGCTTCCACGTGGTCAAAGTGTATAACAGACAAACCATCCAG GTCAGTTTAATGCAGAATGGCTACCCAGTGATCTCGGCCTTTGCAGGAGACCAGGATGTCACCAGAGAAGCTGCTAGCAATGGCGTGCTGCTGCTCATGGAAAGGGAAGACAAAGTGCATCTCAAACTTGAGAGAGGCAACCTCATGGGGGGCTGGAAATACTCCACATTCTCGGGCTTCTTGGTGTTTCCTCTATAA